Proteins encoded in a region of the Saccharothrix ecbatanensis genome:
- a CDS encoding AMP-binding protein translates to MAPLGGGCFKRRSSVTFQSAARPVQASAFWADGFRSVPSALERWSRERSSHQSFTFLRNGEHPSASFTWRSLDEAVETRIGTLARTELAGRRALLMYQPGLEFVATFVACLRAGVVAVPVPVPRRPSAVERVRGIAEDAGTDVVLTDTSTLATLSDTGLSGLRLVRSDVLGEPGGPRAEPEPHEPALLQYTSGSTSSPKGVIVTHANLWHQARELDELWPTRPGEPTVSWLPMFHDMGLIFGLVLPIFRSSPTTLFGPEEFVRRPVRWLRAISDTRAVTSIVPNFAYERCLEKVSAEERSGLDLSSWRYAINGAEPVSAETMHRFMDTFSECGLSARSVVAGYGLAETTLKVAGTAQGPSSALKLSAEQLRGGRAVLARAGEPAVTKVECGTSSPGTEIRIVDPVTTMRVPDRAVGEIWVSGPSVCGGYWNRPEETEQTFRARIAGDPDGLTYLRTGDLGFVADGDLYVTGRHKDLVILRGENHYPQDIEATVAAVVPGKGRPTVCAFAVAGEVEERLVVALELDPSTPADDVDREAVATAIWQEHGVVPAALVFVRRGKLLKTTSGKLRRSAIAQSYLDGMLTSLSSSDEVPEPSVVAAQRELDDLLDWIDDWALRRVDTMLMDERRSIPPHVVLDLARRGVLGMQVPRAEGGLGLDDSGVLRILERLAGVDLCLATYVCDNNILGVRPILRFADESVRGRLAPDLARGRALTAFALTEPGAGSFVPSISSTATRTEDGSWRLDGVKSWSGNAAGSDVIVTFAHAYDERGRSLGMTAFLIDTDDNAVRIGEEELTMGMRSMVHNTVVLDGALVGDERVLGKVGRGFDVANDAMARARLMIGGLCLGAMKRCLGVAVGYARRRPISTGLMVDNPVVRETLSDAAAAVRAVEAVVHGAASLFDARRPVSELVPLVLKVVCPELLWKVVDDTVQTLGGRGYIETNDVPRFLRDARVLRIFEGPTESLRMHLGSLVLHRRPELRTLIEDELGDRDAARVLTSMIDDVLAAFEQWSFADTVEGTRLLQDRLGAVVAAGVVDVLVRRAVDPDDGSGARAWAARRLRQAHRVATERPAMLEAARLLEMTEAEVTRAHKLASRKPGVRLEVDALVAGRDTAGRPRTPPPAATTPIPAGTANTGPAGPAGADVALWRRRLTGWVAERAGVGVDQVEDAASLQRYGIDSVAITELVADLYDVDGLDVPTALVWENPTIESLVREIAVLAAQAPSGQDRELFEAAQSRTTEAM, encoded by the coding sequence ATGGCGCCCCTCGGTGGCGGATGCTTCAAGCGGAGGAGTTCGGTGACATTCCAATCTGCCGCACGGCCCGTGCAGGCTTCCGCGTTCTGGGCGGACGGATTCCGCAGCGTGCCTTCAGCGCTCGAGCGCTGGTCTAGGGAGCGGTCCTCTCACCAGAGTTTCACGTTTCTCCGCAACGGCGAGCATCCCTCCGCGAGTTTCACCTGGCGTTCGCTGGATGAAGCGGTTGAGACCAGGATCGGAACGCTCGCACGCACTGAGTTGGCCGGTCGTCGGGCCCTGTTGATGTACCAGCCCGGACTGGAGTTCGTCGCGACGTTCGTCGCTTGCCTGCGAGCGGGCGTCGTCGCGGTGCCCGTTCCAGTGCCCCGCCGGCCCTCGGCAGTCGAACGGGTCCGGGGGATCGCGGAGGACGCCGGCACCGACGTCGTCCTGACCGACACCTCCACACTCGCGACTCTCTCGGACACCGGACTCTCCGGGCTGCGCCTAGTACGTTCGGACGTCCTGGGCGAACCCGGCGGTCCACGAGCGGAACCGGAACCTCACGAACCCGCGTTGCTGCAGTACACATCGGGTTCCACGTCCAGTCCCAAGGGCGTGATCGTGACGCACGCGAACCTCTGGCACCAGGCTCGTGAGCTGGACGAACTCTGGCCGACCCGACCCGGCGAACCCACGGTCTCGTGGTTGCCGATGTTCCACGACATGGGGCTGATCTTCGGGCTGGTGCTGCCGATCTTCCGCAGCTCGCCGACCACCCTGTTCGGGCCGGAGGAGTTCGTCCGGCGCCCCGTCCGGTGGTTGCGAGCCATCTCCGACACGCGGGCCGTCACCTCGATCGTCCCCAACTTCGCCTACGAGCGATGCCTGGAGAAGGTGAGTGCCGAGGAGCGCTCAGGACTTGACCTCTCGTCGTGGCGGTACGCCATCAACGGGGCCGAACCGGTCAGCGCCGAGACCATGCACCGGTTCATGGACACCTTCTCCGAGTGCGGTCTGAGTGCGCGGTCCGTCGTTGCCGGCTATGGGCTGGCCGAGACCACGCTGAAAGTCGCGGGAACGGCGCAGGGCCCTTCCTCGGCGCTGAAGCTGTCCGCCGAGCAGCTGCGCGGCGGGCGGGCCGTCCTGGCGCGGGCCGGCGAGCCCGCCGTGACCAAGGTCGAATGCGGCACGTCGTCTCCGGGCACCGAGATCCGGATCGTCGACCCCGTGACCACGATGCGCGTGCCGGACAGGGCCGTGGGTGAGATCTGGGTCAGCGGCCCGTCCGTGTGCGGCGGCTACTGGAACCGTCCGGAGGAGACGGAGCAGACGTTCCGGGCGCGGATCGCCGGCGATCCGGACGGCCTGACCTATCTGCGGACCGGCGACCTGGGATTCGTCGCCGATGGTGATCTCTACGTCACCGGCCGCCACAAGGATCTCGTGATCCTCCGGGGCGAGAACCACTACCCCCAGGACATCGAGGCCACGGTGGCCGCAGTAGTGCCGGGAAAGGGCCGCCCGACCGTCTGCGCGTTCGCGGTCGCCGGCGAAGTCGAGGAACGCCTCGTCGTCGCGCTCGAACTCGACCCGTCGACGCCCGCCGACGACGTGGACCGCGAGGCCGTGGCGACCGCGATCTGGCAGGAGCACGGTGTGGTCCCGGCCGCCCTCGTGTTCGTCCGGCGAGGAAAGCTGCTGAAGACCACGAGCGGGAAGCTCCGGCGCTCAGCCATCGCCCAGTCCTATCTCGACGGGATGCTCACCTCGCTTTCCAGCTCCGACGAGGTGCCCGAACCGAGTGTCGTGGCCGCGCAGCGCGAACTCGACGATCTCCTCGACTGGATCGACGACTGGGCGCTGCGCCGGGTCGACACGATGCTGATGGACGAGCGCCGCAGCATTCCGCCGCACGTCGTGCTGGACTTGGCACGCCGCGGTGTGCTCGGAATGCAGGTTCCACGTGCGGAGGGCGGGCTGGGCCTCGACGACTCGGGGGTCCTGCGGATCCTCGAACGGCTGGCCGGGGTGGACCTCTGCCTGGCGACGTACGTCTGCGACAACAACATCCTCGGGGTCCGGCCGATCCTGCGGTTCGCCGACGAGTCGGTGCGCGGGCGGCTCGCTCCTGACTTGGCACGCGGCCGGGCACTCACGGCGTTCGCGCTCACCGAGCCCGGAGCCGGCTCGTTCGTCCCGTCGATCTCCTCCACCGCGACGCGAACCGAGGACGGCTCATGGCGGCTCGACGGCGTCAAGTCCTGGAGCGGGAACGCGGCCGGCTCCGACGTCATCGTGACGTTCGCCCACGCCTACGACGAGCGCGGGCGCAGCCTGGGAATGACGGCGTTCCTCATCGACACCGACGACAACGCGGTCCGCATCGGGGAGGAGGAGCTGACCATGGGCATGCGCTCCATGGTTCACAACACCGTTGTGCTCGACGGGGCCCTGGTCGGCGACGAACGGGTGCTGGGGAAGGTCGGCCGCGGGTTCGACGTCGCCAACGACGCCATGGCGCGGGCCCGTTTGATGATCGGCGGCCTTTGCCTCGGCGCGATGAAGCGCTGCCTCGGTGTGGCCGTCGGCTACGCCCGGCGCCGCCCGATCAGCACCGGCCTGATGGTCGACAACCCGGTCGTCCGCGAGACTCTCTCCGACGCAGCCGCGGCGGTCCGAGCCGTCGAGGCCGTCGTCCACGGCGCGGCCTCGCTGTTCGACGCCCGCCGCCCGGTGAGCGAACTGGTCCCGCTCGTGCTCAAGGTGGTCTGCCCCGAGCTGCTCTGGAAGGTCGTCGACGACACCGTCCAGACCCTCGGCGGTCGCGGCTATATAGAGACCAACGACGTGCCTCGGTTTCTGCGCGATGCTCGGGTCCTGCGCATCTTCGAGGGGCCGACCGAGAGCTTGCGCATGCACCTGGGGTCGTTGGTCCTCCACCGGCGGCCCGAACTGCGGACCCTGATCGAGGACGAACTCGGCGACCGGGACGCCGCTCGCGTCCTCACCTCGATGATCGACGACGTGCTGGCCGCTTTCGAGCAGTGGTCGTTCGCCGACACCGTGGAGGGCACGCGCCTGCTCCAGGACCGGCTCGGTGCCGTGGTCGCCGCAGGCGTGGTGGACGTCCTGGTCCGGCGAGCGGTGGATCCGGACGACGGGAGCGGAGCGCGGGCCTGGGCGGCCCGACGGCTGCGACAGGCGCACCGGGTCGCGACCGAGCGCCCGGCGATGCTGGAAGCCGCCCGGCTGCTGGAGATGACGGAAGCGGAGGTGACCCGCGCGCACAAGCTCGCCTCACGCAAGCCCGGTGTCCGGCTCGAAGTCGATGCCCTCGTCGCGGGTCGCGACACCGCGGGCCGTCCGCGAACCCCGCCTCCGGCGGCCACGACGCCGATTCCGGCCGGGACGGCGAACACGGGACCTGCCGGACCCGCAGGGGCGGACGTCGCGCTGTGGCGACGCCGGCTGACCGGCTGGGTGGCCGAGCGCGCGGGCGTGGGTGTGGACCAGGTCGAGGACGCGGCCTCGTTGCAGCGCTACGGCATCGACTCGGTCGCGATCACCGAGTTGGTCGCCGATCTCTACGACGTCGACGGCCTCGACGTGCCCACCGCGCTCGTGTGGGAGAACCCGACGATCGAGTCGCTCGTGCGGGAGATCGCGGTCCTCGCCGCGCAGGCGCCGAGCGGCCAGGACCGAGAACTCTTCGAGGCAGCGCAGAGCCGAACGACGGAGGCCATGTGA
- a CDS encoding non-ribosomal peptide synthetase codes for MRTGVGDLTVGQEALWYLHKAEPGSSAYNVVFAVRVLSDLDVTVLRRAVTALVERHDVLRSRFTEPSGRTRRVVDPPERVELQVEDHSAISDTALRDRVHAVAAEPFDLGSGTFRVVLFRVEGRASVLLQVTHHIITDFVSQGVVMDDLLALYEAVLDGREPEVRRLHATYDDFVRAEADMLASARGEVLDQFWRAELAQAPTDVLLPTEGEPESGSRATGATVRVPLRLALLDRLDAFGREIEISPFSCLLAAFEAVLARYTGQDDFLVACPTMPDMRRQRGVAGYYVNPVLVRSDLRGADSFTALAQAVHDRLRRAVLHRDQPFALVVRALAPLRRAGRASVGQVAFSVQAAHRSGELLNMHASGEAGGRCVVHGVEVAAFDVPQQEGQFDLSMEVVRTSDDATAVLKYDTALFDEGMIARLGVHFRRLLEEAIAHPQRNVDDIELLDEAEVDALLELGSGEPADVLASSLLDALRIRAAERPEAIAIRAAGITVTYARLVRLVNGVAVHLTSRGVHHGDVVAVGIGRCALLPVVALGVMAAGATYLPIDPLLPAERIDFMLHDASATALVRGGEGAGLAVPDAVLAVDLASIDAMEEADEPPAAAATTDDRVPAYLIYTSGSTGLPKGVAVGRGGLANLADWQCRTLAVDASAVVLQYASPGFDASVWEMAMAFGSGATLHVPDRAAVAGSALAAEIVASGATHVTLPPSVLATLAPDQVPGLRQVIAAGESCPGPLAQTWAARTSFHNAYGPTETTVCATAHRCDPDEGVWPPIGRPLQNLSVRVVSEGLRLAPRGVVGELAVGGPAVAFGYLNRPGLTASRFVEDPWRAGGRLYLTGDRVRWRADGGLEFHGRHDDQVKIRGQRVELGEIDAVLAAHPAVGHAVTGTTGAGIGIRLVAHVTGAGLDPGELKAWAANRLPAHMVPATIEVVDAFPLTSSGKVDRRALAAADLGPTALDPPATEVEERLVALLAEELGLDRVGVHDDFFLLGGHSLLAARLAFRIREEFGTEVPLADVLARPTAAGLARSLDSPAARTPGPWPRAHPAPLNEGEPFPLTDVQQAYLLGRRKDFTLGGVSAHGYFEIEGPDLDPDRLNAAWNAVVRKHSMLRCVIVGDQQRILTEVDDYRIEVHDLRDGSSAAVEARLAALRAEMSHQVLPADLWPLFDIRLTRVPGGRSRLHLSVDGLVADGTGMRKILTEWHDAYQGRDLAPAEEVTFRDYVLAERALEATELYERSHSYWQERLDTLPAGPVLPSHPASGDDGARGRSPHFDRLHHHLPSATWQALLEAARRSGLTPSTVALTAYATTLAAWSSSRRFTLTLTMFNRLPLHPRVDHIVGDFTTVTLIEVDLRASRSFLEAAHEVQRQLWSDLDHRYYSGIRVKRDLARRADAVSHGGDMPVVFTSALDDAGGGWGFEGFGELVNATNQTPQVSLDHVVVERDGGLDVVWNVVRAEFPDGVPDAMFVDYRATLERLAHDGSAWAEVRRDHRPPEQILEHREANETAAPQRLPLLHEPFFDMAARQPDAIAVRTPHRGVTYRELERDVLRIATRLAELELPPSSLVAVSLPKGVAQVTAVLGVLRAGLAYVPVSPSLPRQRQETLIQQARPGAVLCLAGHGAVAGPPAGSVPVIEVDRVPDQTAKPPEIATAEGDLAYVIYTSGSTGAPKGVMIDHGGAMNTIIDINRRYRITGADSVLGVSSLSFDLSVYDVFGVLAVGGTLVLPDPRHETDPAHWRQLISEQKVTLWNSVPALMRLLLQWDEFEEVGALTSLTTVMLSGDWIPVDLPGLIRARCPGAEVISMGGATEASIWSVFHRVGAQLPDWSSVPYGRPLAGQEMYVLDESMTPRPTWVPGDLYIGGRGVALGYLHDAELTDAKFVRHPSWGTRLYRTGDRARWRPGGLLEFLGRDDHQVKINGNRIELGEIEAAIAVHPAVEAAVVSATSAGRDRVLVAHVVPVREEGPQADLSTVPPFDTNGLRQHLRQTLPAPMIPSTIVAISRLPLTTNGKIDRGRLTRDAAAAVVQGKEPLPSTEPTLDGPLERELAEIWSTVLECAVDSSLAHFFALGGDSLLAVRILTLVNESHGTSITLSDLFDAPTIGQFASQIQASRQDTRSQQAPTAWVEEEL; via the coding sequence GTGAGGACGGGAGTCGGAGACCTCACCGTCGGACAAGAGGCCCTGTGGTACCTGCACAAGGCCGAGCCCGGGAGCTCGGCCTACAACGTGGTGTTCGCGGTGCGCGTTCTCAGTGATCTCGATGTCACCGTGCTGCGCCGTGCTGTGACCGCGCTGGTCGAGCGCCACGACGTTCTGCGTTCGCGCTTCACGGAGCCGAGCGGGCGTACCCGTCGGGTGGTGGACCCGCCTGAGCGGGTCGAGCTCCAGGTGGAGGACCACAGCGCGATCAGTGACACCGCGCTGCGCGACCGGGTCCACGCCGTGGCCGCCGAACCGTTCGACCTCGGGTCCGGCACGTTCCGAGTCGTGCTCTTCCGGGTCGAGGGCCGGGCGTCGGTCCTGCTCCAGGTGACCCACCACATCATCACCGACTTCGTGTCGCAGGGCGTGGTGATGGACGATCTCCTCGCCCTCTACGAAGCGGTGCTCGACGGTCGCGAGCCCGAGGTGCGGAGGCTGCACGCGACCTACGACGACTTCGTCCGCGCCGAGGCGGACATGCTCGCCTCGGCGCGTGGTGAGGTTTTGGACCAGTTCTGGCGTGCCGAGCTCGCGCAGGCGCCGACCGACGTCCTCCTGCCCACCGAAGGCGAGCCGGAGTCCGGATCGCGGGCGACAGGGGCGACGGTGCGCGTACCTCTCAGGCTTGCGCTGCTCGACCGCCTCGACGCGTTCGGGCGCGAGATCGAGATCAGCCCTTTCAGCTGCCTGCTGGCTGCGTTCGAGGCTGTCCTCGCACGCTACACGGGGCAGGACGACTTTCTTGTCGCGTGCCCGACCATGCCCGACATGCGCCGCCAGCGCGGCGTCGCCGGCTACTACGTCAACCCGGTTCTGGTCCGGTCGGACCTGCGGGGCGCCGACAGCTTCACGGCACTGGCCCAGGCGGTCCACGACCGGCTTCGACGTGCCGTGCTCCATCGTGATCAACCGTTCGCGTTGGTGGTGCGCGCGCTCGCCCCGCTTCGGCGAGCCGGGCGGGCGTCGGTCGGGCAGGTCGCGTTCAGCGTGCAAGCCGCTCACCGGTCGGGCGAACTCCTGAACATGCACGCGAGCGGCGAGGCCGGCGGCCGGTGCGTGGTGCACGGTGTGGAGGTCGCGGCGTTCGACGTGCCGCAGCAGGAGGGGCAGTTCGACTTGTCGATGGAGGTCGTGCGTACCAGTGACGACGCTACGGCCGTCCTGAAGTACGACACGGCGCTGTTCGACGAGGGCATGATCGCCCGGCTGGGCGTCCACTTCCGCCGGCTGCTCGAAGAGGCGATCGCGCACCCGCAGCGGAACGTGGACGACATCGAACTGCTCGACGAGGCTGAGGTGGACGCTCTGCTCGAGCTGGGCAGTGGCGAGCCGGCGGACGTTCTCGCGTCGTCGTTGCTCGACGCTCTGCGGATTCGCGCCGCCGAGCGGCCCGAGGCGATCGCCATCCGTGCCGCCGGGATCACAGTGACCTACGCACGCCTCGTGCGGCTCGTGAACGGGGTCGCCGTCCACCTCACGTCCCGTGGCGTGCACCACGGCGACGTCGTCGCGGTGGGCATCGGCCGCTGCGCGCTGCTGCCGGTCGTTGCGCTCGGCGTGATGGCGGCCGGGGCGACGTACCTGCCCATCGATCCGCTCCTGCCTGCCGAGCGCATCGACTTCATGCTCCACGACGCGTCGGCCACCGCTCTGGTGCGCGGTGGTGAGGGCGCTGGGCTCGCTGTGCCCGATGCGGTCCTGGCGGTCGATCTCGCCTCGATTGACGCAATGGAGGAGGCCGACGAGCCGCCGGCGGCCGCAGCCACGACGGACGACCGCGTACCCGCATACCTCATCTACACCTCCGGGTCCACGGGCCTGCCCAAAGGGGTCGCGGTCGGGCGTGGTGGCCTGGCCAACCTGGCGGACTGGCAGTGCCGGACTCTCGCCGTCGACGCGAGCGCGGTTGTGCTGCAGTACGCCTCGCCGGGGTTCGACGCCAGTGTCTGGGAAATGGCCATGGCGTTCGGTTCTGGTGCGACACTGCACGTCCCGGACCGGGCTGCCGTCGCAGGCAGCGCTCTGGCAGCGGAGATCGTCGCTTCCGGCGCGACCCACGTGACCCTCCCTCCATCGGTGCTCGCGACCCTCGCGCCCGACCAGGTTCCCGGCCTGCGGCAGGTGATCGCGGCCGGCGAGTCCTGCCCAGGACCGCTGGCGCAGACTTGGGCGGCCCGCACCTCGTTCCACAACGCCTACGGCCCCACCGAGACGACGGTGTGCGCGACCGCCCACCGATGCGACCCGGACGAGGGCGTCTGGCCCCCGATCGGGCGGCCGTTGCAGAACCTGTCGGTCCGCGTGGTCTCCGAAGGGCTGCGTCTCGCTCCCCGCGGCGTGGTCGGCGAACTTGCCGTCGGCGGACCCGCCGTGGCCTTCGGATACCTGAACCGTCCCGGACTCACCGCCTCCCGGTTCGTCGAGGACCCGTGGCGGGCAGGGGGACGGCTGTACCTCACCGGCGACCGCGTCCGATGGCGCGCCGACGGCGGTCTCGAGTTCCACGGACGGCACGACGACCAGGTCAAGATCAGGGGGCAGCGCGTCGAACTCGGGGAGATCGATGCCGTTCTCGCCGCGCACCCCGCCGTCGGCCACGCGGTGACCGGCACTACCGGCGCCGGCATCGGCATCCGGCTGGTCGCCCACGTCACCGGTGCCGGACTCGATCCCGGCGAACTGAAGGCGTGGGCGGCGAACCGGCTGCCGGCCCACATGGTGCCCGCGACGATCGAGGTCGTCGACGCGTTCCCGCTGACCAGCAGCGGCAAGGTCGATCGCCGCGCACTCGCCGCAGCCGACCTCGGGCCGACCGCCCTCGATCCGCCTGCCACCGAGGTCGAGGAGCGCCTGGTCGCGCTGCTCGCGGAGGAGCTCGGGCTCGACCGGGTCGGCGTGCACGACGACTTCTTCCTGCTCGGGGGTCACTCGCTGCTCGCAGCGCGGCTGGCCTTCCGGATCCGCGAGGAGTTCGGCACCGAGGTTCCGCTCGCCGACGTCCTCGCCCGTCCCACCGCGGCCGGCCTCGCCCGCTCGCTCGACTCTCCAGCGGCTCGGACGCCCGGCCCGTGGCCCCGCGCCCACCCTGCGCCCCTCAACGAAGGGGAGCCCTTTCCCCTCACCGACGTGCAGCAGGCTTACCTGCTCGGACGCCGGAAGGACTTCACTCTCGGCGGCGTCTCCGCACACGGCTACTTCGAGATCGAGGGACCCGATCTCGACCCCGATCGCCTCAACGCAGCCTGGAACGCGGTGGTCCGGAAGCACTCGATGCTCCGCTGCGTCATCGTCGGCGACCAGCAGCGGATCCTGACGGAGGTGGACGATTACCGCATCGAGGTCCACGACCTCCGCGACGGCTCGTCTGCGGCGGTCGAGGCTCGTCTGGCCGCTCTGCGCGCCGAGATGTCCCACCAGGTGCTGCCTGCGGACCTGTGGCCGTTGTTCGACATCCGGCTGACCAGGGTGCCGGGCGGTCGCAGCCGGCTGCATCTGAGCGTGGACGGTCTCGTCGCCGACGGGACCGGTATGCGAAAGATCCTCACCGAGTGGCACGACGCCTACCAGGGCCGCGACCTGGCTCCGGCCGAGGAGGTGACGTTCCGCGACTACGTGCTGGCCGAGCGGGCGCTGGAGGCCACCGAGCTGTACGAACGGTCGCACTCGTACTGGCAGGAGCGTCTCGACACGCTGCCCGCCGGTCCCGTACTGCCCTCGCACCCGGCCTCCGGCGATGACGGGGCGCGTGGCCGTTCGCCGCATTTCGACCGGCTCCACCACCACCTGCCCTCGGCGACCTGGCAGGCACTGCTGGAGGCCGCACGCCGCTCGGGGCTGACCCCCTCGACCGTCGCCCTGACCGCGTACGCCACCACGCTCGCGGCTTGGTCGAGTTCGCGGCGCTTCACACTCACCCTGACGATGTTCAACCGGCTGCCGCTGCATCCTCGGGTCGACCACATCGTCGGCGACTTCACCACGGTGACGCTCATCGAGGTCGACCTGCGCGCATCCCGCTCCTTCCTGGAGGCCGCGCACGAGGTGCAGCGTCAACTCTGGTCGGACCTGGACCACCGCTACTACAGCGGCATTCGTGTCAAGCGAGACCTCGCCCGCCGCGCAGACGCCGTCTCTCACGGCGGCGACATGCCGGTCGTGTTCACCAGCGCGCTGGACGACGCGGGAGGCGGATGGGGCTTCGAGGGTTTCGGCGAGCTGGTCAACGCGACGAACCAGACCCCGCAGGTGTCGCTCGATCACGTGGTCGTCGAGCGCGATGGCGGCCTCGACGTGGTGTGGAACGTCGTGCGCGCCGAGTTCCCGGACGGGGTGCCCGACGCCATGTTCGTGGACTACCGGGCGACGCTCGAACGGTTGGCGCACGACGGATCGGCCTGGGCGGAGGTCCGGCGCGACCATCGCCCGCCCGAGCAGATCCTGGAGCACCGCGAGGCGAACGAGACGGCAGCGCCGCAGCGGCTGCCCCTGCTCCACGAACCGTTCTTCGACATGGCCGCCCGGCAGCCCGACGCCATCGCGGTGCGGACCCCTCACCGCGGCGTCACCTACCGCGAGCTCGAGCGTGACGTGCTGCGGATCGCCACCCGGCTGGCCGAGTTGGAGCTGCCCCCGTCGTCGCTCGTGGCGGTCAGCCTGCCCAAGGGCGTGGCCCAGGTCACGGCGGTGCTCGGGGTGCTGCGTGCGGGGCTCGCCTACGTTCCGGTCAGCCCGTCGCTGCCCCGTCAGCGCCAGGAGACCCTGATCCAGCAGGCCCGCCCCGGCGCTGTGCTGTGCCTGGCCGGACACGGGGCCGTGGCCGGACCACCAGCCGGATCGGTACCGGTCATCGAAGTCGACCGTGTTCCCGACCAGACCGCGAAGCCCCCCGAGATCGCGACCGCGGAAGGGGATTTGGCTTACGTCATCTACACCTCGGGTTCCACCGGGGCGCCGAAAGGCGTCATGATCGATCACGGTGGCGCGATGAACACGATCATCGACATCAACCGGCGCTACCGGATCACGGGTGCCGACTCGGTGCTCGGCGTCTCCAGCCTCAGCTTCGACCTGTCGGTGTACGACGTCTTCGGCGTCCTTGCCGTCGGCGGGACGCTCGTCCTCCCGGATCCCCGCCACGAGACGGATCCCGCCCACTGGCGGCAGCTGATCAGTGAGCAGAAGGTGACCTTGTGGAACTCCGTCCCGGCGCTGATGCGACTGCTGTTGCAGTGGGACGAGTTCGAGGAGGTCGGGGCGCTCACATCACTGACCACGGTCATGCTCAGCGGTGACTGGATCCCGGTCGACCTGCCCGGCCTGATCCGCGCGCGCTGCCCGGGGGCCGAGGTCATCAGCATGGGCGGGGCCACCGAGGCGTCGATCTGGTCGGTCTTCCACCGCGTGGGCGCACAGCTGCCCGACTGGTCGAGCGTCCCCTACGGCCGGCCTCTCGCCGGCCAGGAGATGTACGTCCTCGACGAGTCGATGACTCCGCGGCCTACGTGGGTGCCAGGGGATCTCTACATCGGAGGGCGCGGCGTCGCGCTCGGCTATCTGCACGACGCGGAGCTCACCGACGCCAAGTTCGTGCGGCATCCGAGCTGGGGCACGCGGCTGTACCGCACGGGTGACAGGGCTCGTTGGCGACCGGGCGGGCTCCTGGAGTTCCTCGGCCGCGACGACCACCAGGTCAAGATCAACGGCAACCGCATCGAGCTGGGGGAGATCGAGGCGGCAATCGCCGTGCACCCGGCGGTCGAGGCCGCGGTGGTGTCCGCGACATCGGCCGGGCGTGACCGTGTCCTCGTGGCTCACGTTGTGCCCGTGCGTGAGGAAGGGCCGCAGGCCGACCTGTCGACGGTTCCGCCGTTCGACACCAACGGGCTGCGCCAGCATCTCCGGCAGACCCTGCCGGCCCCGATGATCCCGTCGACGATCGTGGCGATCTCCCGGCTGCCGCTGACCACGAACGGCAAGATCGACCGGGGCCGGCTGACCCGGGACGCCGCCGCAGCTGTCGTCCAGGGCAAGGAACCGCTCCCGAGCACCGAGCCGACGCTGGACGGCCCCCTGGAGCGGGAGCTGGCGGAGATCTGGTCGACGGTCCTGGAGTGCGCTGTGGACAGCAGCCTCGCGCACTTCTTCGCCCTCGGGGGCGACTCGCTCCTGGCGGTACGCATCCTCACGCTCGTCAACGAGAGCCACGGCACGTCCATCACATTGAGCGACCTGTTCGACGCGCCCACCATCGGCCAGTTCGCATCCCAGATCCAGGCCTCTCGGCAGGACACGCGGTCGCAACAGGCTCCGACGGCGTGGGTCGAGGAGGAACTGTGA